The following proteins are encoded in a genomic region of Sulfurimonas sp. HSL3-7:
- a CDS encoding response regulator transcription factor, with product MIRILMIEDDLELAEILTEFLEQLKQEEIQVETEDDPFKALSILKLKEFDLVILDLTLPGMDGLEVCEEIRKRQNIPIIISSARSDVTDKVTALELGADDYLPKPYDPRELEARIYSVLRRYEAKAAEVAQQSSSDFKLDEAAMQITYKGRPLDLTNAEYGILAYMIKKEGMVVSREDIIHNVSAINEDSSNKSIDVMVGRIRSKLGDKSLIESARGIGYKLVK from the coding sequence ATGATACGAATATTGATGATAGAAGATGATCTCGAATTAGCGGAGATCCTCACCGAATTTTTGGAACAGTTAAAACAAGAAGAGATACAGGTGGAGACGGAAGACGATCCGTTCAAAGCTTTGAGTATTTTGAAGCTCAAAGAGTTTGACCTGGTCATCCTTGATCTTACCCTGCCGGGTATGGATGGTCTGGAGGTGTGCGAAGAGATCCGCAAACGCCAGAACATTCCGATCATCATCTCTTCCGCACGTTCGGACGTGACCGACAAGGTGACAGCCCTGGAACTCGGAGCCGATGACTACCTGCCTAAACCCTACGATCCTCGTGAACTCGAAGCGCGTATCTACTCGGTACTACGCCGCTATGAAGCAAAAGCGGCAGAAGTGGCGCAGCAGAGCAGCAGCGATTTCAAGCTCGATGAAGCCGCAATGCAGATTACGTACAAGGGTCGTCCGCTCGATCTGACCAATGCCGAGTACGGCATTTTGGCCTATATGATCAAGAAAGAGGGGATGGTGGTCTCGCGCGAAGATATTATTCATAATGTGTCGGCGATCAATGAGGACTCTTCGAACAAGAGTATTGATGTGATGGTCGGGCGTATTCGCAGCAAACTGGGCGATAAATCTCTGATCGAATCGGCGCGCGGTATCGGTTATAAACTTGTGAAATAG
- a CDS encoding ArsS family sensor histidine kinase, with translation MGRHAVLLTVLFAFTVTLFSVSYIFIKFYKLNREQYVNNTFLKYTVITRIYREHMQNRTSQTMLEANLALYNLYTIPDAVAAKKIVESAKILKSENFQALNDPAYLQIRPRFDPQRVVEIQISMLQHKGFIYFFLQGPNNGVLLLDEKIKPYRAWNLLYAYLVIISSITVSYILIFVRLHPLRLLRKKIRDFGAGKMQTSFKMRGEDEIAVIANELENTRQKIRNLIESRTLFMRNIMHELKTPIAKGRISAEMLENGKQKERFNRIFLRMESLINEFALVEEISTGFSHAQREPYRLIDIIDGAIDMAMVENERVSQNVDAGLKVMADFNLFSTAIKNMIDNAMKYSPDKHINISTQEGEIWFESKGERLKHPLAYYVQPFAKDENSRDSFGLGLYLVDAILHAHDMALAYEYMEKGINRFIFEPIVKKL, from the coding sequence ATGGGTCGTCATGCTGTTTTACTGACTGTTTTATTTGCTTTTACCGTGACGCTCTTTAGTGTCAGTTATATCTTTATCAAGTTTTACAAACTCAACCGCGAACAGTATGTCAACAACACTTTTTTAAAATATACGGTTATTACCCGTATCTACCGTGAACATATGCAGAACCGGACATCCCAGACGATGCTCGAAGCCAATCTGGCACTCTATAACCTCTACACTATTCCAGATGCTGTTGCCGCAAAAAAGATCGTCGAAAGTGCGAAGATCTTAAAAAGCGAAAACTTTCAAGCGCTGAACGATCCGGCCTATCTGCAGATACGTCCCCGTTTTGATCCGCAACGTGTTGTAGAAATACAGATCTCTATGTTGCAGCATAAAGGTTTCATCTATTTCTTTCTGCAAGGGCCTAACAACGGGGTACTGCTTCTGGATGAGAAGATCAAACCTTATCGTGCATGGAACCTGCTTTATGCCTACCTGGTTATTATCTCAAGTATTACCGTGTCGTATATCTTGATCTTTGTCCGTCTACATCCCTTGCGTCTTTTACGCAAAAAGATCCGTGACTTTGGTGCGGGTAAGATGCAGACCTCTTTTAAGATGCGCGGCGAGGATGAGATCGCTGTTATTGCCAATGAACTGGAGAATACACGTCAGAAGATCCGTAATCTGATCGAGTCGCGTACCCTCTTTATGCGCAATATCATGCATGAGTTGAAAACGCCTATTGCCAAAGGGCGTATTTCGGCCGAAATGCTGGAAAACGGCAAACAGAAAGAGCGTTTCAATCGCATTTTTTTACGTATGGAAAGCCTTATTAACGAATTTGCATTGGTAGAAGAGATCTCCACCGGTTTCAGCCATGCACAGCGTGAACCCTACCGCCTGATCGATATTATCGACGGTGCGATCGACATGGCAATGGTGGAAAACGAGCGGGTCAGCCAGAATGTGGATGCAGGGTTAAAAGTTATGGCCGACTTCAACCTTTTCTCGACAGCGATAAAAAACATGATCGACAATGCGATGAAATATTCTCCGGATAAACATATCAATATCTCAACCCAGGAGGGAGAGATCTGGTTTGAAAGCAAAGGTGAGCGTCTTAAACACCCTCTTGCCTATTATGTTCAACCTTTTGCAAAAGATGAGAACTCACGCGACAGCTTCGGTTTAGGTCTTTATTTGGTCGATGCGATCTTGCATGCACATGACATGGCCCTGGCGTATGAGTATATGGAGAAGGGGATAAACCGTTTTATCTTTGAGCCGATTGTCAAAAAGCTTTAG
- the surE gene encoding 5'/3'-nucleotidase SurE, whose translation MKTDKHILVTNDDGHESVALHALVAELRKIAKVTVVAPANEKSACGHSLTLSHPLNFVSLDDDFYKLEDGTPSDCIYLALHSMFEGSKPDLVVSGINKGSNMGEDITYSGTAAGAMEAVLQGVPAIAISQVMDFTQPLPNFDLATRTIRTLVEKIFSGEFPLPHREFLNVNIPKDVNETSMKVTYAGYRFYGNDAHLHRNPRGMEYYWLGLHPLEFKPRERKGMLSDFEAIEQGFVSVTPIHLDMSAYASMEQLESWL comes from the coding sequence ATGAAAACAGATAAACATATATTAGTCACCAATGATGACGGGCATGAGTCGGTTGCGCTGCATGCTCTTGTTGCCGAGTTGCGCAAGATCGCCAAAGTAACGGTTGTCGCTCCCGCCAATGAGAAGTCAGCCTGCGGCCATTCGCTTACCCTTTCACACCCGCTCAATTTTGTCAGTCTTGACGATGATTTTTACAAGCTTGAAGACGGTACGCCGAGCGACTGCATCTACCTGGCGCTGCATTCGATGTTCGAAGGGAGCAAGCCCGATCTCGTGGTCAGCGGCATTAACAAAGGCTCCAACATGGGTGAGGATATCACCTACTCCGGTACGGCAGCCGGTGCGATGGAGGCGGTATTGCAGGGGGTGCCTGCGATCGCGATCTCCCAGGTGATGGACTTTACCCAGCCTCTTCCAAATTTTGACCTGGCGACCCGGACGATCAGAACATTGGTCGAAAAGATCTTCAGCGGTGAATTCCCGCTTCCCCACCGCGAGTTTCTGAATGTCAATATCCCCAAAGATGTCAATGAGACGAGTATGAAGGTGACCTATGCGGGATACCGTTTTTACGGCAATGATGCCCATCTGCATCGCAACCCCCGCGGCATGGAGTACTACTGGCTGGGCCTGCACCCTCTGGAGTTCAAGCCAAGAGAGCGCAAGGGTATGCTCTCCGACTTTGAAGCGATAGAGCAGGGCTTTGTCTCCGTCACGCCGATCCATCTTGACATGAGTGCGTATGCCTCGATGGAACAGCTGGAGAGCTGGCTGTGA
- a CDS encoding tRNA threonylcarbamoyladenosine dehydratase, with translation MRFERSRMLFGDDFAKIEDAKILILGVGGVGSYCLDCLYRTGVRDITIIDFDTYDESNQNRQMWSEHHCGESKVLSLKEHYPEIIAIEKKIDPAWIEAFDFEPYDLVLDAIDDTHAKLALAQKCYKKLISATGSAKRLDPTKIEVSTIWKTHGDRFASKLRYELKKRRFSKKYPVIFSSEPPHTKVKGSFMAVTAAFGLTMCSLAVKTLMKK, from the coding sequence GTGAGATTTGAGCGTTCCCGGATGCTCTTTGGCGACGACTTCGCCAAGATCGAGGATGCCAAGATCCTTATTTTAGGTGTGGGCGGTGTCGGTTCGTACTGCCTGGACTGCCTCTACCGTACGGGTGTGCGTGACATCACCATTATCGATTTCGACACCTACGACGAGAGCAACCAGAACCGTCAGATGTGGTCGGAACACCACTGCGGCGAGTCGAAGGTGTTGAGCCTCAAAGAACATTATCCCGAGATCATCGCCATCGAGAAGAAGATCGATCCTGCATGGATCGAAGCCTTCGATTTTGAGCCTTATGACCTTGTGCTCGATGCGATAGACGACACCCATGCCAAGCTCGCTCTGGCGCAGAAGTGCTACAAGAAACTGATCTCGGCGACCGGTTCGGCCAAACGGCTTGATCCGACAAAGATCGAGGTCTCGACCATCTGGAAGACACACGGCGACCGTTTTGCCTCCAAGCTCCGTTATGAGCTCAAAAAACGCCGCTTCTCTAAAAAGTACCCGGTCATCTTCAGCTCAGAACCGCCCCATACCAAGGTCAAAGGCAGTTTTATGGCGGTGACGGCAGCCTTCGGTCTGACCATGTGTTCGCTCGCCGTTAAAACGTTGATGAAGAAGTAA
- a CDS encoding redoxin domain-containing protein: MAVRAPAFAEGLDWLNSEPLLISALRGRYILLDFFTFGCINCINNLQTVKILHARYGGELEVIGVHMGKFTHEKELNALQEALSRYGITYAVVNDPKHQIAEAYAAKGWPTTILIDNRGYLVHHASGEQKLSEWVGRLSACGLTARSRRRDEKMSGKKLYYPQKVLAAPVFLAIANTGSNEVWLSDYRGHVHTFIEADKPTGMAYSDEKLYICENEKGRILSYALQNGEKQIVLEGLRNPYDLVVEDNRLYVALAGSHLLNIYRLDDLSLLASYGNRFEALRDGNSDECQLAQPSGLALMNEILYFVDAESSSLRKIEEGHVSTLIGEGLFTYGDSDSGEILLQHPQGICAGIVGDGCGGGRLFIADTFNNKVKVYFPDDNSMMTLLKGLNEPGGIAKKGCELFIADTNAHQIVVFDLSAMQSRVMAFDLEHSVGA, from the coding sequence ATGGCGGTACGGGCACCGGCTTTCGCTGAGGGACTTGACTGGCTGAACAGCGAACCCTTACTTATCTCGGCGTTACGAGGCCGGTACATACTACTCGATTTTTTTACCTTCGGCTGTATCAACTGCATCAACAACCTGCAGACCGTCAAGATACTGCATGCCCGCTATGGCGGCGAACTCGAGGTCATCGGTGTCCATATGGGGAAATTCACGCATGAGAAAGAGCTCAATGCGCTGCAGGAAGCTTTGTCACGTTACGGGATCACCTATGCCGTCGTCAATGACCCGAAACACCAGATAGCTGAGGCGTATGCGGCAAAAGGGTGGCCGACGACGATACTGATCGACAATCGGGGTTACCTTGTCCACCACGCCAGCGGGGAGCAGAAACTGAGTGAATGGGTCGGGCGTCTTAGTGCCTGCGGTTTGACAGCCCGATCCCGGCGACGGGACGAAAAAATGTCGGGCAAGAAACTGTACTATCCGCAAAAAGTGTTGGCGGCACCAGTGTTCCTGGCGATTGCCAACACTGGCAGCAACGAAGTGTGGCTGAGTGATTATAGAGGGCATGTGCACACGTTTATCGAAGCAGACAAGCCGACGGGTATGGCCTATAGCGATGAAAAGCTCTATATCTGTGAAAACGAGAAAGGCAGGATACTTTCGTATGCACTGCAAAACGGAGAGAAGCAGATCGTACTGGAAGGGCTCCGCAACCCTTATGACCTTGTGGTTGAGGACAACAGACTTTATGTCGCGCTGGCGGGATCACATCTGTTGAACATTTACCGTCTGGACGATCTCTCTCTTTTAGCATCGTACGGCAACCGTTTTGAAGCATTGCGAGACGGTAATTCAGACGAATGTCAGCTGGCACAGCCCTCGGGGCTGGCGTTGATGAACGAGATACTCTATTTTGTTGATGCCGAGAGTTCATCGTTGAGAAAAATCGAAGAGGGGCATGTTTCCACTTTGATAGGTGAAGGGCTTTTTACCTATGGCGACAGTGACAGCGGCGAGATACTGCTGCAGCATCCGCAGGGGATCTGCGCCGGCATTGTCGGTGACGGCTGCGGCGGCGGGCGCCTCTTTATCGCCGATACCTTTAACAACAAGGTCAAGGTCTATTTTCCCGACGACAATTCGATGATGACGCTTCTAAAGGGGCTGAACGAGCCCGGCGGTATCGCGAAAAAAGGGTGCGAGCTTTTTATCGCCGACACCAATGCGCATCAGATCGTCGTCTTCGACCTCTCGGCGATGCAGAGCAGGGTGATGGCGTTTGATCTTGAACACTCCGTTGGGGCATAG
- a CDS encoding EAL domain-containing protein: MQLHDLGITHFDIYFQPIVTIKQKSVFGYEALVRAYNNTSYIAPHTLFSKAKKLGISAELDELIRLESIKSFKTYLDENPRTLLFLNIEPSFIDTFQPIEQNFENSLRQLNIPAENIVLEIKEEAITSNDALAAFTAYYKERGFNIAIDDFGTGQSQFERLSIVKPDIVKIDKTLLRDIDTHYINAEIVKAIARVCYNIGALVISEGVERQSEVLKSLNLDIDLFQGYWFSHPAAKTMDKETLVNKIETIGLQYKEQRKSLICFKENLFNDASVIAKKLIALIKSIKSIDDVQIFNAAKNEKKIEALYLIDAESSRQLGDTLLVGNKKKFYAPSLDGEDHSLKEYCYICSSSQNGCYLSPRYISNASGNLCRTFSKKFICNARELILCLDLHLE; this comes from the coding sequence ATGCAGTTGCATGACCTTGGCATCACACATTTCGACATCTATTTCCAGCCCATTGTCACCATAAAACAAAAATCTGTTTTTGGGTACGAAGCGCTGGTAAGAGCCTATAACAATACGAGCTATATTGCACCGCATACACTTTTTTCAAAAGCTAAAAAGTTGGGTATATCGGCCGAACTTGACGAACTGATACGTCTCGAATCCATAAAAAGTTTCAAAACATATCTTGACGAGAACCCAAGAACACTGCTCTTTTTAAATATAGAGCCTTCCTTCATCGACACTTTTCAGCCGATAGAACAAAACTTTGAAAACAGTCTGCGTCAGCTGAATATTCCCGCTGAAAACATTGTGCTTGAGATCAAAGAAGAGGCCATTACCAGCAACGACGCACTGGCAGCCTTTACGGCCTATTACAAAGAAAGAGGGTTTAACATTGCGATTGACGACTTTGGAACGGGGCAGTCTCAGTTTGAGAGGTTATCCATCGTCAAACCCGATATCGTCAAGATCGACAAAACACTCTTGCGTGATATCGACACACACTATATCAATGCAGAGATCGTCAAAGCCATTGCACGGGTCTGTTACAACATCGGTGCCCTTGTCATCTCAGAAGGTGTCGAGCGTCAGAGTGAGGTTCTGAAATCGCTCAACCTTGACATTGATCTCTTTCAGGGGTACTGGTTCTCCCACCCTGCCGCAAAGACCATGGACAAAGAGACGCTTGTAAACAAAATTGAGACAATCGGTCTTCAGTACAAAGAGCAGCGAAAATCCTTGATATGCTTTAAGGAAAACCTTTTCAATGATGCCTCTGTCATCGCAAAAAAACTGATTGCCCTCATCAAAAGTATCAAGAGCATTGATGATGTTCAGATCTTCAATGCTGCCAAAAATGAAAAAAAGATCGAGGCCCTCTATCTTATAGATGCCGAAAGTTCAAGACAGCTCGGGGATACGCTGCTGGTAGGGAATAAAAAGAAATTCTATGCACCTTCTCTGGATGGTGAAGACCACTCCTTGAAAGAGTATTGCTACATCTGCAGCAGCTCACAGAATGGGTGCTATCTAAGCCCGCGCTATATCTCGAACGCCTCGGGTAATCTCTGCCGGACATTTTCAAAAAAATTCATCTGTAACGCCAGGGAGTTGATCCTCTGTCTTGACCTCCACCTGGAATGA
- the groL gene encoding chaperonin GroEL (60 kDa chaperone family; promotes refolding of misfolded polypeptides especially under stressful conditions; forms two stacked rings of heptamers to form a barrel-shaped 14mer; ends can be capped by GroES; misfolded proteins enter the barrel where they are refolded when GroES binds): MAKEINYSDNARNALAAGVQKLTDAVKVTMGPRGRNVLIQKSYGAPVITKDGVSVAREIELENPLENMGAQLVKQVSSNTADEAGDGTTTATVLANAIFSEGLRNITAGANPVEVKRGMDKAMTEILQHLGDASIKVTGKKEIAQVASISANSDTSIGDMIAEAMDKVGQDGVITVEEAKGINDELDVVEGMQFDRGYLSPYFITNTEKMTAEIEQPFILMFDGKISNLKDLLPVLEQVQKTNRPLLIIAEDVEGEALATLVVNKMRGILNISAVKAPGFGDRRKAMLQDIAILTAGQVISEEIGRTLESTNIQDLGQAARVVIDKDNTVIVDGAGDKANVQSRIDAIKKQIETTTSEYDKEKLQERLAKLSGGVAVIKVGAATETEMKEKKDRVDDALSATKAAVEEGIIIGGGAALVRAASKVSLPELEGDQKIGCEIILRAVKAPIKQIATNAGFDAGVVVNAIENADNDKTGFNAATGKYVDMFEEGIIDPLKVARVALTNATSVSSMLLTTEATVHDIPEPAAPVAGGEMGGMPGMPGMM, translated from the coding sequence ATGGCTAAAGAGATCAATTATTCAGACAATGCACGTAATGCGCTTGCCGCAGGTGTACAAAAACTGACGGATGCCGTCAAGGTGACAATGGGGCCGCGCGGCCGCAACGTCCTGATCCAGAAAAGTTACGGCGCACCGGTCATCACGAAAGACGGCGTCTCAGTTGCACGCGAGATCGAACTAGAAAACCCTCTCGAAAATATGGGTGCGCAACTGGTCAAGCAGGTCTCATCCAACACAGCGGACGAAGCGGGTGACGGTACAACGACGGCGACGGTTCTCGCAAACGCGATCTTCTCTGAAGGGCTTCGCAATATCACGGCAGGCGCCAACCCGGTAGAGGTCAAACGCGGTATGGACAAGGCAATGACCGAAATCCTTCAACACCTTGGCGATGCTTCTATCAAAGTCACAGGGAAAAAAGAGATCGCTCAGGTCGCAAGTATTTCGGCAAACTCTGACACATCGATCGGCGACATGATCGCAGAGGCGATGGACAAAGTCGGTCAGGACGGCGTCATCACGGTTGAAGAGGCCAAAGGGATCAACGACGAACTTGACGTCGTTGAAGGGATGCAGTTCGACCGCGGTTACCTAAGCCCGTACTTCATTACCAACACAGAGAAGATGACAGCGGAGATCGAGCAGCCATTCATCCTTATGTTTGACGGTAAGATCTCGAACCTGAAAGATCTTCTTCCGGTACTCGAACAAGTCCAAAAGACAAACCGTCCACTGCTTATTATCGCTGAAGACGTTGAAGGCGAAGCACTGGCGACACTCGTTGTGAACAAAATGCGCGGCATTCTGAACATCTCTGCCGTCAAAGCTCCGGGATTCGGTGACCGCCGTAAAGCGATGCTTCAGGATATCGCGATCCTGACTGCCGGCCAGGTCATCTCCGAAGAGATCGGCCGTACGCTTGAATCGACCAACATCCAGGATCTTGGTCAGGCAGCACGCGTTGTCATCGACAAAGACAATACCGTCATCGTTGACGGTGCAGGCGACAAAGCCAACGTTCAGTCACGCATCGACGCCATCAAGAAGCAGATCGAGACAACGACATCCGAGTACGACAAAGAGAAACTGCAAGAGCGTCTTGCAAAACTCTCCGGCGGCGTTGCCGTTATCAAAGTCGGCGCAGCGACCGAAACGGAAATGAAAGAGAAAAAAGACCGTGTCGACGATGCGCTCTCGGCAACCAAAGCAGCGGTTGAGGAAGGGATCATCATCGGCGGCGGCGCGGCACTTGTCCGTGCTGCTTCGAAAGTCTCTTTACCGGAACTTGAAGGCGACCAAAAGATCGGCTGCGAGATCATCCTACGCGCTGTCAAAGCACCGATCAAACAGATCGCGACCAATGCGGGATTTGATGCAGGTGTCGTTGTCAATGCGATCGAGAATGCTGACAACGACAAGACCGGTTTCAACGCGGCAACCGGCAAATATGTCGATATGTTCGAAGAGGGGATCATCGATCCGCTTAAAGTGGCACGTGTCGCATTGACAAACGCGACGTCAGTCTCAAGCATGTTGCTGACGACAGAAGCAACGGTCCACGACATCCCGGAACCGGCTGCACCGGTTGCCGGTGGTGAGATGGGCGGAATGCCAGGCATGCCGGGCATGATGTAA
- the groES gene encoding co-chaperone GroES gives MNFEPLGKRVLVSRTEEAKTTASGIIIPDNATEKPSQGTVVAVSSEVENVKVNDTVVFGKYAGNELKLDGESYLVIEVDDLLGIIK, from the coding sequence ATGAATTTTGAACCACTTGGAAAACGCGTACTGGTTTCACGTACAGAAGAAGCTAAGACAACCGCATCCGGGATCATTATTCCTGACAATGCGACAGAAAAGCCGTCACAGGGAACGGTTGTCGCTGTCAGTTCGGAAGTTGAGAATGTCAAGGTCAACGACACCGTCGTATTTGGAAAATATGCCGGCAATGAACTCAAATTGGATGGCGAAAGCTATCTTGTCATCGAAGTAGACGACCTACTCGGTATCATCAAATAA
- a CDS encoding TetR/AcrR family transcriptional regulator, whose product MARISKEERKNGIISAALKLFSEKGFYVTTIPDIAEKVGMSVGNFYNYFTSKDILAKELVMYISEYLGEKIREINDKPISTKEKTAAIVSMYFAMANERPEMIEYFLRIYLSNREVFGEGCAGMVCVSPFVTEMMMFFNDGVSCGDLRDQDFFSAFGLFMGYLGGMVFLFGEKILPEPLSSYEASISENIYNALRVR is encoded by the coding sequence ATGGCACGTATATCGAAAGAAGAGCGTAAAAACGGAATTATATCGGCTGCATTGAAACTGTTTTCAGAAAAAGGGTTTTATGTCACTACTATTCCTGATATCGCTGAGAAAGTCGGTATGAGCGTCGGGAACTTTTATAACTATTTTACATCCAAAGATATCCTGGCCAAAGAACTCGTTATGTATATTTCCGAGTATCTTGGAGAGAAGATCCGCGAGATCAATGACAAACCGATATCAACGAAAGAAAAGACAGCAGCGATTGTGTCTATGTACTTTGCCATGGCGAACGAACGCCCCGAGATGATAGAATATTTTTTACGCATCTACCTGTCAAACCGTGAAGTCTTTGGCGAGGGGTGTGCAGGTATGGTCTGTGTCTCTCCTTTTGTTACGGAAATGATGATGTTCTTCAATGACGGCGTCAGCTGCGGCGATTTGCGTGATCAGGACTTTTTCAGTGCATTTGGGCTCTTTATGGGGTATTTAGGCGGTATGGTCTTTCTTTTTGGAGAGAAAATACTGCCGGAACCTTTGAGCAGTTATGAAGCTTCGATTTCGGAGAATATCTATAATGCATTGCGCGTCAGATAG
- a CDS encoding hydrogenase — MHCASDRDRPTLIWLQGVTCNGNTHSFLNLPYLPQLLAKYDLLYHPLLPASSTLSEVVQCKRPCDVLVFEGAYDPLMKRHEVLLSELLDYYGMRAGHIIGVGSCASFGGMFKASAPQRNSGLIFDESESSGPLLALKNKVINLSGCPVHPEWLGYTLSMIADNKEIKVDTLHRPLELYSHLVHHGCTRNEYFEWKVDAKAFGLKEGCLFYLQGCRAPMTHASCNRILWNDVSSKTRSGTPCFGCTEPDFPRNDLFHTKTNMSIPEDVPLGVPKRSYLTITGIAKAFHIERLEGKLIDDKTAD, encoded by the coding sequence ATGCATTGCGCGTCAGATAGAGACAGACCCACGCTCATCTGGCTCCAAGGTGTTACCTGTAACGGTAACACGCACTCATTTTTAAACCTGCCCTATCTGCCGCAGCTTTTGGCTAAATACGACCTTCTTTATCATCCTCTGCTGCCGGCCTCATCGACGCTTTCGGAAGTCGTACAGTGCAAGCGGCCTTGCGATGTACTGGTGTTTGAAGGGGCGTATGACCCATTGATGAAGCGGCATGAGGTACTGTTGTCGGAACTGTTGGATTATTATGGCATGAGAGCCGGTCATATTATCGGTGTCGGAAGCTGCGCAAGTTTCGGCGGGATGTTTAAGGCATCAGCACCGCAGAGGAACTCCGGCTTGATTTTTGACGAGTCGGAATCCTCCGGGCCTCTTCTCGCATTGAAAAACAAAGTGATCAATCTCTCGGGCTGTCCTGTTCATCCCGAATGGCTGGGCTACACCCTTAGTATGATCGCAGATAATAAAGAGATCAAGGTCGACACATTGCACCGTCCCCTGGAGCTTTACAGCCACCTCGTACATCACGGATGCACACGAAACGAATATTTCGAGTGGAAGGTCGATGCCAAGGCCTTCGGTCTTAAAGAGGGGTGCCTCTTTTACCTGCAGGGATGCCGGGCCCCTATGACGCATGCCTCCTGCAACAGAATATTGTGGAATGACGTCAGTTCCAAAACGCGCTCAGGCACACCATGTTTTGGTTGTACTGAACCGGATTTCCCGCGCAATGATCTTTTTCACACAAAAACGAATATGTCCATTCCCGAGGATGTGCCTCTGGGCGTGCCGAAGCGAAGCTATCTGACCATAACGGGGATCGCCAAGGCTTTTCATATTGAACGACTTGAAGGGAAGTTGATAGATGACAAAACAGCTGATTGA